In Arthrobacter sp. UKPF54-2, the following are encoded in one genomic region:
- a CDS encoding Lrp/AsnC family transcriptional regulator, translating to MNVDPLDAKIVRFFTDSPRSSVLEASRVLKVARATVQSRLDRMQDSGVIGSWVPQPDPARFGYPVVAFCSLTINQDLGHDAVVEALARIPELIEIHTVSGGSDLMARIAARSNSDLQRVLDAMIATRTVLRSSSVIVLNTHFQGRTLPLLEAAAQGE from the coding sequence GTGAACGTCGACCCGCTGGACGCCAAAATTGTCCGATTCTTTACGGACTCTCCGCGCTCCTCCGTCCTGGAGGCGTCCCGGGTGCTCAAGGTCGCCCGTGCCACCGTGCAGTCGCGGCTGGACCGCATGCAGGACAGCGGTGTCATCGGTTCGTGGGTGCCGCAGCCGGACCCGGCCCGTTTCGGCTACCCGGTGGTGGCCTTCTGCTCCCTGACCATCAACCAGGACCTAGGGCACGACGCCGTCGTGGAGGCGCTCGCGCGGATTCCCGAGCTGATCGAGATCCACACCGTGTCCGGCGGATCGGACCTGATGGCCCGCATCGCCGCCCGCTCCAACTCGGACCTGCAGCGGGTGCTGGACGCCATGATCGCCACCCGGACCGTGCTGCGTTCGTCCTCGGTGATCGTGCTCAACACCCATTTCCAGGGCCGCACCCTGCCGCTGCTCGAAGCCGCCGCCCA